The Eubacterium maltosivorans genome includes the window AACGGTCCTCGATTTCACCCTCGTCAGTCATTGCTTCAAGCTCGGCGCGTAAATCCGCGTTCAGCTCCGGATAATCTTTCCATAATTGATATACTTCTTTGTAGCCCATTGTGTTCCTCCTTATATGATTTCGATTGATTGATTTCGGTTACATGATCTTATTATACCCGAAATAATGGTTTGACTCAACAAAAATGCGTGTCAAATTCTGTAAAACTTCTATAAAATTTCCGCAAAAAACAACAGGGAACACGCCGCTCCGGACAGGCGCTTTCGCCCCCTGCTCCAGATCGCGCGTTCCCCATGACGCTTTGGTTTAGTTGTGATGAAAATAATTTTTCAGGTACTCGGTAAAGCGTTCCTCAAGCCCCGGTGTGCGCAGGCCGTACTCAACCGTGGCTTCCAGAAAGCCCAGCTTGTCACCCACATCGTAGCGGCGGCCCTTAAAGTCATAGGCCAGTATGCGCTGCTTTTCGCCCAGGGTTTTCAGACCGTCAGTCAGCTGGATTTCGCCGCCAGCGCCCTTTCCGGTATTTTCCAGAATATCGAAGATGGCCGGGGTGATGATGTAACGGCCCAGGATCGCCAAATTGGAGGGCGCGGTGCCGATGGCCGGTTTTTCAACCATATCGTCCACCTCAAAAATGTCCCCGGTCACAGGCCTGCCGGAGACAATGCCGTATTTGTCCACTTGGTCGTCCGGCACAGTCTGCACGCCGATCACAGAGGCCTGGTACTCGTCAAAGACCTCGATCATCTGTTTTAAGGCAGGCTTTTCCGGGTTGTAGACAATATCGTCCCCCAGCACAACGGCAAAGGGTTCGTCACCCACAAATTCTTTGGCGCAGAGCACTGCGTGGCCCAGTCCCTTGGCTTCCTTCTGGCGCACCGTAAAGATATGGGCCATATTGGTAATGTCCTCAATCATCTTGAGTTCCTCGGTTTTACCCTTCATCTGCAGGTTAAACTCAAGCTCGGGCACATTGTCGAAATGGTTGGTAATGATGTCCTTGTTTCTGCCTGTGATAATCAGCACTTCATCGATGCCGGAATCCACAATCTCCTCAATAATATACTGAATCGTCGGCTTATCCACAATGGGCAGCATTTCCTTTGGCACGGATTTGGTGACAGGCAGAAAACGGGTGCCCAGGCCCGCAGCCGGAATGACCGCTTTTTTTACTTTCATAATTCCTCCTCTGATGCTTAATGCATCCCTAATCCATAGTATTTAAAGAGCTGCTTAACCTCCTTGCGCTTCACAAAAAGGTTCTGCAAATCAATGAGTATCTCACCCTTCATTTTTTCCTTCAGCAGGTTTTCGTCCGTCGCCCGGGTGTTTGGCCATTTGGTCAGCACCACCAGCGCGTCGGCGCCCTCAGCCGCCTCGTAGATATCATCGCAGAAGGTAATGGCGTCCTTTTCCTTAAACAGCCGCCACTTTGCCTGCTGGTAGCCGTCGGGATTGTAAATCCGCAGGCAGGCTTCCTTTTCCACAAGGCCTCTTATAATGTCCAAAGACGGCGCCTCCCGGAGGTCATCGGTGCCGAAATCCGGGGCCAGCCCCAGAATACCGATGGTTTTTCCGCCCACGCCATCCATAATGCTTTCAACTTTCGCCACACATTTCTGCTTCTGGCATTCGTTGGCTGTGATGGCGCCCTTCAGAACCTCAGCGGTTTCGTCTGCTTCCTCGGCAATGCGCACCATGGCGCGGGCCGTCTTAGGCAGAATGCTGCCGCCGTAGCCCGGCCCCGGGTCCATGAGCTGGGGTGAAATCCGGGAATCCTTGCCCATGATCCGGGTGGTCATGTCCACATCGATATCCAGCTTTTCACACAGCATGGCCAGCTCGTTGATATAAGCGGTCTTCACCGCGACCAGGCCGCTGATGGCATAATCAGCCATCTCCACCTCTGCCGGGGAGGCGTCAATGATTTTATTCATCACAATGCCCGTCTCACGGTACAGGTTCCGCACCTTTTCGCGGGCTTCCTCATTATCCGCCCCGATGGCCACAAACCGCGGACGCTCAATATCCTTCAAAAAGCTGCCGGCCTTGGCAAAGGACGGGGAGGACACCACGTCAAAATGGATATCCACCTCGCGCGCATCAAGGGCTTTCTGAATCGTCTCCTCAATGACCACTGACGAGCCCGGCGGCACACTGGTTTTTAACACCACAATCTTGGGCTCCTCCATCTGGCTGCCGATGCTCTGGGCAATGGCCTTTACAAACCGCAGGCTTGGCATGTGCGCGTCATCCTCAGGTACCTCACAGGTAATGAAAATGACCTCTGCCTCCTTGATAACCTTGCGCAGATGGCCGGTAAACTCCAGATTGCCGGTGGCCTCGGCCTCAGCCACCACCCGTTCCAGTCCAGATTCATAGCCGGGAAATTCGCCTTCTTTCACGGCATTGACAATTTCTTCATCCATATCGGTGCAGTAAACCTGATGGCCGCCGCGGGCAAAGGAAGCCGCGTACGCCAGTCCCAGAACCCCTGCGCCTATTACACTAATGATCAATTTACTCTCCTTCAAAAATAAACACCGCTCTTTTCAGCAGTATTTAGTGCTTTATAAATGATATACTTAATATCAAATTATAACATAAACACCGTTAGTTTTCCATTAGAAATTCTGATTCACAGGCATAGAAAAAGCCTCCCAAAATCCTGAAAAGGTATTTTAAGAGGCCTTATGGTTTTATTTATCGTATTTTTTCTCAATATCGCTGATCATATCGATCCGGCGCTGGTGGCGGCCACCCTCAAACTCAGTGTGCAGCCAGGTCTTGACAATGTTCTTTGCCAGGTCGTCTCCCAGAACACGCCCGCCTAACACAAGCACATTGGAGTCGTTGTGGCGTCTTGTCATCTCAGCCATGTACTCGTTGGTGCAGAGCGAACCGCGGATGCCGGGAACCTTATTTACCGCAATGGAGATGCCTACGCCCGTACCGCAGATGGCAATACCCCGGTCATATTCGCCGCTGGCCACCGCCTCGGCAACCTTCTGCCCATATACCGGATAATCCACCGATTCCGCTGTTTCAGGCCCCATGTCTGTATAGTCAACACCTTCTTCACGAAGCAATGCCATGACAACCTGTTTCAGGTCAAACCCGCCGTGATCCGATCCAATTGCTAATTTCATTTGAGTTCCCTCCGATTCGTTTTTGTTTATTATATCATACTTTCTTTATTTTAACGATAGTAAGGATAGAGAAACTTTGTAAAAGTAATAGGGACAAAGTCAACCCGTATCGCGGCGATACGGGTTGACTTTAATTTCATATAAAACGGTACCCTCCGGCCTTATACAGCCGGTTGGCAAGGGCCAGGGTGTCATTGCCGACTTCGATGTCCTCGGCGTAGATTTTCTCAATACCCAGGTCGTCAAAGGTGCGGAGTCTGGCGAAAAGGTTGTGGCTCATTTCCTCCGGGTCCTCCCGGCTGCCCAGGGAGATGATAATGCCCGAATGGTAATTGCCCATGGTCTCATCTGTTGCCAGAATGCCAATTTTCATTTCCTCGTGCTTCTTGATATGGCGGTTGATTTTCTCAACCTTTTCAGCGTCTGTGCCCTTCACAATGACCAGATCACCCTTGGGGGAATAGTGGGTGTACTTCATCCCCGGGGATTTGGCCTTTTCCGGGATCACGTTTCGGATGGCGTTGGGCGATACCTGCACCCTGCCGATGACGGATTCCAGGTCCGCCACGGTCACACCGCCCGGCCGCAGCACTGTCGGCGGCTCAGTCGTGGTGTCCACCACCGTCGATTCCAGGCCGACCTCTGTATCCTCCGACACAATAATGGCCGAAACGCGGCCCATCATATCCTCGATCACATGCTCACTTTTCGTGGGGCTTGGCCGTCCCGAAATATTGGCGCTGGGCGCCGCGATGGGCACGCCAGCCGACTTGATCAGCCCCAGGGCAATGAGGTTTGAGGGAAAGCGCACCGCTACCGTGTCCAGCCCGGCAGTCACGATCTCCGGCACGCCGCTGCTCTTGTGCATGATCAGCGTGAGAGGGCCGGGCCAGAAGGCGTCCATAAGCTTTCCGGCTTTTTCAGGCACCTCGGTCACCAGCTTCTCAAGGTCGGCCCGGTCGGCGATGTGCACGATGAGCGGATTATCCGCTGGGCGTCCCTTGGCTTCAAATATTTTTTTTACGGCGTTTTCATCCAGGGCGTTGGCCCCCAGGCCGTACACCGTCTCTGTGGGAAAGACCACCGTCTCTCCCTTGGCGATCAGTTCCCCGGCTTTGGTCAAATGGACCACCCCCAGCAGGGGGCTGTCTGTCTTAAAAAGTTCTGTTTTCATAAAAATACCTTTATTTTCACTCTGCCTCGCTCAGCAGCTGCTGCTTCATGTCCCAGAGCGGCTGGGAGAGGTCTACGTGGTAAACATGAGGGTTTACCATGCGCTTGAAGGCAGGCCACAGGGTTTGTTTTTCCTGCACGAGCCTGTCGTGAATTTCGCGGATGGACGGTTTCTCATACACGCATTTCCCATCCACAAACACCGGTTCCAGCAGCTCCTTCACGTAATAATCCGTAATGGTGCGCTTTTTCCAGGTGTGCATGGGGTGGAAGATGGTGAGCGGCTGGCTTTCGTCAATGGTCTCAGATTCCAGGGTCATCAGGTCGGCCAGAGCCATGTTGTTGCTCTTTCCATAGATCCGGTAAATTTTCTTATAGCCTGGATTCGTGATTTTCCATGGATCGTTGGACACCTTGAGCTTGGGCTTGCCGTCGATTTCTGCCAGTTTATATACCCCGCCGAGGGCCGGGCAATCATAGGCAGTGATGAGCTTGGTGCCAATACCCCACGAATCAATCTTAGCGCCCTGAAGCTTCAAATCCTTAATCAGGTATTCGTCAAGGTCCGAGGACGCGCAGATGGCCGCATCCTGAAGACCCGCCTCATCCAGCAGCTTGCGGGCTTCCGCGGTCAGGTAAGCCAGGTCGCCGGAATCGATGCGGATACCGTATTTTCCGGTAATACCGCCCTCTGCCAGCGCCTTTTTAAAAACCTTGATGGCGTTGGGCACCCCTTGCTCCAGGGTGTTGTAGGTATCCACCAGCAGGGTAGCATTCTGCGGATTGTATTTGACAAACTTCTCAAAAGCTTCCAGCTCTGTGTCATAGCTGAGGATAAAGCTGTGGGACATGGTTCCCATGGAAGGGCGGTCCAGCATGGCTTCGGTTTCCACCACCGAGGTGCCCACACAGCCCCCGATAACGGCTGCGCGCGCACCGAAATAACCCGCCTCTGTGCCGTGGGCACGCCGCAGGCCAAATTCCATGACCGCGCCGCCCCGGGCTTCCTCCACAATGCGGGAGGCCTTGGTGGCGATCAGCGTCTGGTGGTTGATGATGCTCAGAATCGTCGTCTCCACCAGCTGAGCCTGTACCAGCGGCGCCTTGACCCGGATAATGGGCTCAAAGGGGAAAAAAATCGTCCCCTCCGGCAGGGCGTAAAGCTCTCCGGTAAATTTAAAATTGCGCAGATAAGCGATAAACTTATCTGAAAATTCCGGGTGGTTTTTTTTGAGAAGCTGGACATCCGCCTCTTCAAAGGCCAGCCCCTCGATATATTCTATGACCTGCTCTAAACCCGCGGCCACTGTGTAGCCGCCGCTAAAGGGGTTGTTTCTGATAAAAACATCAAAGACAGCCATCTCGTCCTGTTTGCTGTCCTCTACATAAACGTTGCCCATACTCATCTGATACAAGTCGGTCGCGAGCTGGAGTTTCCGTTCAAACTGCATAAGTCTCTCCTTTACCACACATCGATTTATCCGTTTTTTCGATAATGCGTGTTTCATTCTCTATTGTAGCACTTTAGCCCGTTCAAATCCAATTCTTTTTCAATGGAGAATGCAGAATTGAGAATGGAGAATTATAAGAACGTTTTAGCCTTTGGCAAAAACGAGTGAAATAACGCCAATAGGCTGTCATCCACATCAAAATGCAACTGCATTTTGTTCCTTTAATTCTCCATTCTCCATTCTCAATTTTCAATTTTTCATTGTATAGACCGCGTATTGGTTTTTACCCTCGCGCTTGGCCTCGTACATGGCCGCGTCCGCGTGGCTGTACAGACGCTCAAAATCCTTTTCGCCGCTTTCAGCCACCACTACGCCCAGGCTGCAGCTCACATACCGGTCTCCAGTCACCGGAATCTGGCGGAAATCCGCGATCAGCTCCCTGGCCCGCTTCAGGATCGCCTCACGGGTGCCGGCGTTTCTCAGAAAGACGGCAAATTCGTCGCCGCCGATACGGCCCACCACGTCCGAACTCCTGAACAGGCGCAGCAGACAGGCCGCAATGTCCCGGAGCACCTGATCGCCCACACCGTGGCCGTAGGTATCGTTGATGCCCTTAAAATCATCGATATCCAAAAGGAAAAAGCCGTGGCAATAAGTATCCCGCTGCTCATTTTTCAAAATAAAGGTGATCTGTTCCTCGGTAGCCTTTTTATTGTAAAGATTGGTCAGTGAATCCCGGCTGGCCTGGTTCATGAGCTGAACCTCCCGCTTTTTCCGGGTATCAATATCCTCGATAAGCCCCATGATACGGCGCACATTGCCCTGCTGATCCTTGATGCCCGTCAGGCGCACACGACACCAGAAAATCGTGTTGTCCGCGCGTTTCATGCGGTATTCCTCCTCGCCGTGGCTCAGCCCGCCCCGCACACTCTCCAGAAAGCCCGTAAAAGACAGCGATTCCGGCGCATCCACAATGCCGCCGTTCTCAATAGCATCGAGACCCGGCGTATAGCCCAGCTGCTCCTGCCAGCCCTGGGAGCAGGCCAGGGTATTGCCTGCCAGATCCCATTCAAAAAACAGGGCGTCCATATTTTCAAGCAACACACGGTAGCGCGCGTTATCCATGCGGGACAGCTCCTGACGCTCTTGTTCCCTGCGCTCATTTCTCCGGTGGTTCACAGCGACATAAACACCCACAAGCGCCAGCGCCAGGCCAATCTTAGCGCAGAGGATCAGCGCCATCTGGCTGATGTAATCCGCCTGCTTCATGATCACGCGGTCCGGCACCATGGTCACCACGTACCAGTCGTTGATGGTGGTAGGCACATAGCTGAAGCGCCAGGTTTCATCCCCGTTGCCAAAGGAGGCATAACCCTGCTCGCCGCGGCGCATTTTCTCCCGGATCGTCTCCTGGGAGTCGCCGTCCATTGACCATTGCTGCACCTCGATGGCGCCTCCCTCCGGCTGCAGAATATAGCTGCCGTCCGGCTGCACCACATAGGTCATGCTCTGTCCGCCGAAGACCTCCATGTTCACCACATTGCTGAAGGTTTCTGTCAAATACGAGCCTGAGAGCACGCCGATCACAGCGCCGTCTTTGTAAACCGGCACCGCCACAGCAAAGCCCTCTTTTCCCGAATGCTTCGAAATCAGCAGATTCGAGACCGCATCCTCGCCGCCCATGGCCTTCTTAAAGTATTCACGGCCACTCAGGTCCTGCTCGGCACCCGTGGACGTGTAAGCCATACCGTTTGACTGGATAAAGGTCATCCGGTCAAAGGAATAATTGTCCCGGCCAAGGCCCAGGTTGCGCATGATCATCTCCGGATGGTCGACAGAACCATCCTCTACCATAATGGCCGCCAGGCTGTGCAAAAAATCAAAATCCCGCTTAATCTGTGTTTCCAGAAGCAGAGCGCCCTCCTGGTTCATCTCACGCAGAGTCTGCTCGGCATTTTCGTGGACTGATAAGCGGATGCGCTTGGTAAAATCAACAAAGGAGGCCGCAATCAGGAAAACAATCAGAGCAGCAAACAAAACGTCCAGGACAATGCGCTTGCCCGTTCGTTTGACTTTTTTCTGATCCTTCATAAAAGCAACCCCCTTTTATCTGCCAGCGCTTTCTATAATATTCTATTACATTTTATCACAATTGCTTCTCCTTTACAAACCATACTCCCCCTGAAAAACACACAGCTGGTGTGAGCTTAAGATACCGCTGCAGGCTCCAGTGTTTTCGGGATTTCGGGATGCAGTTTTGTGACAACAGAATCTTTTTTACCCAATACTGCCTTATATAAAATTAGAGGAACATGGGAAAGGAACAAAAAAAGGGGTACGGTCTGAAACAGACCGTACCCCTTTTTACAAATCATCATCACTCTGGTTCAGGTTTTCTTCAAGCCGGCGATTTAATCCCTTAAATTTAAAGTATCCTATCGGTTTTCCTAATTTAACCAACAGATCAATATCACTTATCATTATTATCCTTTTTCGAGCGGTACAACCGTGGTCTTAATCTTATCAAACGTCAGCATATCAGTCTTCTTTCAAGGTAATGGATCAAATAACAGTATAATAGAATTGAAGGCCAAACTCAATTTCACAGCACAGCTTGTTTTATTCGTTAAGCAAATAAAAACCTCCCAAAATCCTGAAAAGTTTTGGAAAAGGGGTTTTCAGGATTTCGAGAGGTGGCTGAGTAAGTTATTTTATTTTTTCAACGGTGGTAGAAATGCCTTTGGCGTCGTCTTCCATAATGATTACTCTGTAATTGCCTGTTTTATCAACATACCAAATTGCTTTAACAACAAATTGTCCTGAATTACTGCTGTCTTTATCAAACCAAACCTTTGCACTTTCCTTATATTTAAACTTATCTTTTGTGGGTTCATAGAATTTATTATAATCTACGCCGACTTCGATGTTGTTTGACTCTTTTGGTTTATTGAGATTACCGCTATTTATCTCCCAAACGACATTGCTCAACTCTATATCCCCTTTTACTAACTCACTTATTTTTTGTCCGGCATCTTTTTTAAACTGCTCATTTCCATCTTTTATTGTTCCACTCCATCTGGAACCAATCTCTGTGCCGGCTGTTTGGGCTGCTGCATATATTTCTCTTGCTTCGGCTATAGCAGCTTTGCCTTTCGCGTCCTCCACAAACCCCAGCATGGCAGGAATCGTGAATGCCGCGAGGATAGCGAGAATAACGAGGACGACGATGAGCTCTACGAGGGTGAAGCCATTGTTATTTTTATTTTCTTTAGTATTTTTCATTTTTACACACCATAATAAATAAAAGTATATAACTAATCTTATTCTTCTTTACCAAATATAACCACTTTACCATCATCAATTTTTTTATCAATTTCCTCGTGTGTTATATTAACCATATTTATTTTATCACTTTTATTTTCCACAATATACCATGTTCCTTTTGGAATAATATTACCTTTTTCATCCCAATTCTTATAAATTAAATAAGTTTCTGGCCAAGCAGCAATTATTTGATTTTTTGTATTCCCAAAAACTGTTATGTCATGATTATTTTGGTTTAAGTACACACGCATATACATTTCATTATAACCAAGCTTTTTTAATTCTTCTAACGCTTTTGCTGTAAATGCGGGCCAGCGATTATTACTGTCAAGATTATTGTAAATATATTTGCTAAATATATCATTACTAACACCCGGCCAAGTTATACCATATTTGTCAGTATATTCTTTTTGAGTCATAGTCTTATTCTTCAACTTATAATAGTCATCTAAGCAAGCTTTCATTTTTTCATATAATCCATTTGCTAAAATTGTTAGTTCATCATCTTTTTCTACTTGCTTCTCACTCAAAGAAATAATCGGATTAACATACTCATGTTCCTTTTTATTTTCCTCTGCGCCTGTTATAATAATCGAATTACCACCATTTAAAGCAATATTCAAATTCTTTATATTCGCACCTGTTTCATAAACCATCTCACCGTCCCGATTATAAACCTGAACATTCAGATAAAGCTCTAAACTGTCATTTTTTACTTTAACTGTATAGGAAACACCATTATTTCGGTAAAAGCTTTCTCCGTAGATATCAGGAAGCGGCTTCACTTCTTTTGGCCCAAAGCAAAGAAAACCATTTTCTTTATCTGAAATTTTATCAACATCAAATATTTTTTCATATTTAGGTGCCGCATCAGTTTCTGCAGGATTGATCACTTCGACACCTGTCGCGTAGATAATCTGCTCTCGCATAAAGTCAAAAATCGTGTCACCAATATATTTATCTGTATTCTTTACTTCGTTCTCTGCAAACATACGATTTCCAAAAAAGAGATAGTTCCCAGCAACGGTCATAACAATGGCGGCGATTGCCAGAGTAACGATCAGTTCAACCAAGGTAAAGCCGTTATTGCTTTTTAAATGTCTATTCAGCTTCATTTTGAATACCTCTTTTATTCGTTGGTTTTGTACTCGATTTTCTCCCAGATTTCTCTTATACTTGTACTACCACCAGTTCCTGTCCCGTTAATTCGGTTCACAATATCCTGATATGTGCTGTCAGCGGGTTTTTTTTCAATAATCGTAACATGGTTACTATCCGGAAAAATTTCTCCAACGCTTACGCCGCCATTAATCGTTATGAATTGTTTGTCTACGCCATGTTCATCATTCCCTCCATAAATCTCTAAAGTAGCATTCGGACCATAGATGTATATATTGCAATCTTCATAATCATCAGAATCATTTTCTTTATCACCTTTTAAAACTAATTTTGCCTCTGGTTCAAGATAAAAATAAACGTCACACTTTCCTTTATCATTATCTTCCACATCTATTTCTTCAAGCCTTAGTGTTACATGCGACTCTACGTATATAAAGACAGG containing:
- the galU gene encoding UTP--glucose-1-phosphate uridylyltransferase GalU; the encoded protein is MKVKKAVIPAAGLGTRFLPVTKSVPKEMLPIVDKPTIQYIIEEIVDSGIDEVLIITGRNKDIITNHFDNVPELEFNLQMKGKTEELKMIEDITNMAHIFTVRQKEAKGLGHAVLCAKEFVGDEPFAVVLGDDIVYNPEKPALKQMIEVFDEYQASVIGVQTVPDDQVDKYGIVSGRPVTGDIFEVDDMVEKPAIGTAPSNLAILGRYIITPAIFDILENTGKGAGGEIQLTDGLKTLGEKQRILAYDFKGRRYDVGDKLGFLEATVEYGLRTPGLEERFTEYLKNYFHHN
- a CDS encoding UDP-glucose dehydrogenase family protein, which gives rise to MIISVIGAGVLGLAYAASFARGGHQVYCTDMDEEIVNAVKEGEFPGYESGLERVVAEAEATGNLEFTGHLRKVIKEAEVIFITCEVPEDDAHMPSLRFVKAIAQSIGSQMEEPKIVVLKTSVPPGSSVVIEETIQKALDAREVDIHFDVVSSPSFAKAGSFLKDIERPRFVAIGADNEEAREKVRNLYRETGIVMNKIIDASPAEVEMADYAISGLVAVKTAYINELAMLCEKLDIDVDMTTRIMGKDSRISPQLMDPGPGYGGSILPKTARAMVRIAEEADETAEVLKGAITANECQKQKCVAKVESIMDGVGGKTIGILGLAPDFGTDDLREAPSLDIIRGLVEKEACLRIYNPDGYQQAKWRLFKEKDAITFCDDIYEAAEGADALVVLTKWPNTRATDENLLKEKMKGEILIDLQNLFVKRKEVKQLFKYYGLGMH
- the rpiB gene encoding ribose 5-phosphate isomerase B — its product is MKLAIGSDHGGFDLKQVVMALLREEGVDYTDMGPETAESVDYPVYGQKVAEAVASGEYDRGIAICGTGVGISIAVNKVPGIRGSLCTNEYMAEMTRRHNDSNVLVLGGRVLGDDLAKNIVKTWLHTEFEGGRHQRRIDMISDIEKKYDK
- a CDS encoding L-threonylcarbamoyladenylate synthase produces the protein MKTELFKTDSPLLGVVHLTKAGELIAKGETVVFPTETVYGLGANALDENAVKKIFEAKGRPADNPLIVHIADRADLEKLVTEVPEKAGKLMDAFWPGPLTLIMHKSSGVPEIVTAGLDTVAVRFPSNLIALGLIKSAGVPIAAPSANISGRPSPTKSEHVIEDMMGRVSAIIVSEDTEVGLESTVVDTTTEPPTVLRPGGVTVADLESVIGRVQVSPNAIRNVIPEKAKSPGMKYTHYSPKGDLVIVKGTDAEKVEKINRHIKKHEEMKIGILATDETMGNYHSGIIISLGSREDPEEMSHNLFARLRTFDDLGIEKIYAEDIEVGNDTLALANRLYKAGGYRFI
- a CDS encoding nicotinate phosphoribosyltransferase, translating into MQFERKLQLATDLYQMSMGNVYVEDSKQDEMAVFDVFIRNNPFSGGYTVAAGLEQVIEYIEGLAFEEADVQLLKKNHPEFSDKFIAYLRNFKFTGELYALPEGTIFFPFEPIIRVKAPLVQAQLVETTILSIINHQTLIATKASRIVEEARGGAVMEFGLRRAHGTEAGYFGARAAVIGGCVGTSVVETEAMLDRPSMGTMSHSFILSYDTELEAFEKFVKYNPQNATLLVDTYNTLEQGVPNAIKVFKKALAEGGITGKYGIRIDSGDLAYLTAEARKLLDEAGLQDAAICASSDLDEYLIKDLKLQGAKIDSWGIGTKLITAYDCPALGGVYKLAEIDGKPKLKVSNDPWKITNPGYKKIYRIYGKSNNMALADLMTLESETIDESQPLTIFHPMHTWKKRTITDYYVKELLEPVFVDGKCVYEKPSIREIHDRLVQEKQTLWPAFKRMVNPHVYHVDLSQPLWDMKQQLLSEAE
- a CDS encoding sensor domain-containing diguanylate cyclase — encoded protein: MKDQKKVKRTGKRIVLDVLFAALIVFLIAASFVDFTKRIRLSVHENAEQTLREMNQEGALLLETQIKRDFDFLHSLAAIMVEDGSVDHPEMIMRNLGLGRDNYSFDRMTFIQSNGMAYTSTGAEQDLSGREYFKKAMGGEDAVSNLLISKHSGKEGFAVAVPVYKDGAVIGVLSGSYLTETFSNVVNMEVFGGQSMTYVVQPDGSYILQPEGGAIEVQQWSMDGDSQETIREKMRRGEQGYASFGNGDETWRFSYVPTTINDWYVVTMVPDRVIMKQADYISQMALILCAKIGLALALVGVYVAVNHRRNERREQERQELSRMDNARYRVLLENMDALFFEWDLAGNTLACSQGWQEQLGYTPGLDAIENGGIVDAPESLSFTGFLESVRGGLSHGEEEYRMKRADNTIFWCRVRLTGIKDQQGNVRRIMGLIEDIDTRKKREVQLMNQASRDSLTNLYNKKATEEQITFILKNEQRDTYCHGFFLLDIDDFKGINDTYGHGVGDQVLRDIAACLLRLFRSSDVVGRIGGDEFAVFLRNAGTREAILKRARELIADFRQIPVTGDRYVSCSLGVVVAESGEKDFERLYSHADAAMYEAKREGKNQYAVYTMKN
- a CDS encoding pilus assembly FimT family protein, translated to MKNTKENKNNNGFTLVELIVVLVILAILAAFTIPAMLGFVEDAKGKAAIAEAREIYAAAQTAGTEIGSRWSGTIKDGNEQFKKDAGQKISELVKGDIELSNVVWEINSGNLNKPKESNNIEVGVDYNKFYEPTKDKFKYKESAKVWFDKDSSNSGQFVVKAIWYVDKTGNYRVIIMEDDAKGISTTVEKIK
- a CDS encoding type II secretion system protein, giving the protein MKLNRHLKSNNGFTLVELIVTLAIAAIVMTVAGNYLFFGNRMFAENEVKNTDKYIGDTIFDFMREQIIYATGVEVINPAETDAAPKYEKIFDVDKISDKENGFLCFGPKEVKPLPDIYGESFYRNNGVSYTVKVKNDSLELYLNVQVYNRDGEMVYETGANIKNLNIALNGGNSIIITGAEENKKEHEYVNPIISLSEKQVEKDDELTILANGLYEKMKACLDDYYKLKNKTMTQKEYTDKYGITWPGVSNDIFSKYIYNNLDSNNRWPAFTAKALEELKKLGYNEMYMRVYLNQNNHDITVFGNTKNQIIAAWPETYLIYKNWDEKGNIIPKGTWYIVENKSDKINMVNITHEEIDKKIDDGKVVIFGKEE